GAGATGACCAAAGTCCTGGCTTTCGTCCTGGCACTGGTGCTGTGGTGTGTGTGGGCACCTGCAGCCCAGGCGGATGTCGCCGGCTTGACCCCCTGTCGGGAATCGGCGGCGTTTCAGCAACGATTGCAGAATGAAGTAGCTACACAGGAGGCGCGTTTGGCGTTGTACGCAGCGGGGAGTCCGCAGGCGCAGGCGATTGAGCGGCGGATTGCCCAAACCAAGGCCCGCTTCGAGCGCTACGCTGCCCAAGGCTTGTTGTGTGGGGAGGACGGTCTCCCGCATTTGATTGTCGATGGGCGCTGGTCGCACGCGGCGGAATTCACTCTGCCAGGGTTGCTGTTTCTGTACATGGCTGGGTGGATTGGCTGGGCTGGACGAGCCTATTTGATCGCCATCCGGTCGTCAAAGGAACCCACTGAGAAGGAGGTCGTTCTGGATGTGCCGCTAGCCATCCGCTGTATGTTGTCGGGCTTCAGCTGGCCGGTGATGGCGTTCCGGGAGTTAACCACGGGGCAATTAACCGTGCCGGATGCGGAAATTTCTGTTTCTCCGCGCTAGTGAGGTGGTTACCATGCAGGACTTGCAACGGTATCTTTCGACGGCGCCGGTGCTACTGGCGATTTGGCTGTTCATCACAGCGGGCCTTTTGATTGAAATCAACCGGTTCTATCCCGATGCGTTGGCTTTTCCCTTTTAGTTTGGAGGTGGACCCATGAGTGAGGAATTTGTGCGGCCCTGGCGGGGCGACCCGATGCAAGGGCATTTGGAAACGCCGGTGAGCGCGGGTTTGGGCATGGCGCTTATCAACAATTTGCCGGCCTATCGCCCTGGCCTGGAACCCTCGCGGCGGGGGCTGGAAATCGGTATGGCCCATGGCTACTTTCTGGTCGGTCCATTTTACAAGCTGGGTCCGCTGCGGGATTCGGAGTATGCCCTAGCAGCAGGCGTGATGGCCGCCCTGGGAGTAGTGCTGATTGCGACGGTGTGTCTGTCGCTCTACGGCAGTGTGTCTTTTGATAAACCGACACCGGGGGGGACAACCGACCAACTGCAGACGGCGGAAGGCTGGAGCAGCTTTACTGGCGGGTTTCTCATCGGTGGCGCTGGGGGAGTTGCTTTTGCCGGCGTGCTCCTGTTTTTCTTGCCAGTCTTGCAGGGGATTGGCAACAACCTGTTTAACTAACGCTGGCAGAGCGAGCTGTTTGCGGGGGGCTAACCAAGTAGCTCCCTTTTTTTTCACAGGACCAACAATTCAAAA
The sequence above is drawn from the Gloeomargarita sp. SKYB120 genome and encodes:
- a CDS encoding photosystem I reaction center subunit IX produces the protein MQDLQRYLSTAPVLLAIWLFITAGLLIEINRFYPDALAFPF
- a CDS encoding photosystem I reaction center subunit XI, which produces MSEEFVRPWRGDPMQGHLETPVSAGLGMALINNLPAYRPGLEPSRRGLEIGMAHGYFLVGPFYKLGPLRDSEYALAAGVMAALGVVLIATVCLSLYGSVSFDKPTPGGTTDQLQTAEGWSSFTGGFLIGGAGGVAFAGVLLFFLPVLQGIGNNLFN